The following proteins are encoded in a genomic region of Porphyrobacter sp. CACIAM 03H1:
- a CDS encoding IS3 family transposase (programmed frameshift), which produces MTDSSPRNYVHAEVLGGVQRRRRWTPEEKLRMVEETFLPGNSVSLVARMHGVAPNQLFGWRRQAASGALTATRAGGEVVAASEYRALENQVRELQRMLGKKTMENEILREAISRGRTQKNGLAHALVAGGRPVSAVANALGVSRQHLSSARRKAAARRRGRPPLPEEELVARIQALIAELPTYGYRRIHALLRRQARNGGPSAPNAKRVYRVMKVHGLLLQRHSGKADERRHDGRVAVDTRNTRWCSDGFEIGCDNGEKVRVAFSLDCCDREAMGFVATTAGISAEDVRDLMTATVEHRFGRVNRLPATIEWLTDNGSCYTARETRRFAREINLRPRTTPVESPQSNGMAEAFVRTMKRDYVRVAEKPNARAVISQLPSWFHHYNTVHPHRALGYLAPREYITQSTSEELSGN; this is translated from the exons ATGACCGACAGTAGTCCCAGGAACTATGTGCATGCGGAGGTTCTCGGAGGGGTGCAGCGCCGTAGGCGCTGGACCCCGGAAGAGAAGCTCCGCATGGTCGAAGAGACCTTCCTGCCCGGCAACAGCGTGTCGCTTGTGGCGCGCATGCACGGGGTCGCGCCCAACCAGCTATTTGGCTGGCGCCGGCAGGCGGCAAGTGGTGCCCTGACCGCCACCCGCGCCGGCGGCGAGGTGGTTGCGGCCAGCGAGTATCGCGCGCTGGAGAACCAGGTTCGCGAGCTGCAGCGCATGCTTGGCAAGAAGACGATGGAGAACGAGATCCTGCGCGAGGCGATCTCG CGTGGCCGGACCCAAAAAAACGGCCTTGCGCACGCTCTCGTTGCCGGAGGGCGACCTGTGAGCGCGGTGGCAAATGCGCTCGGCGTCTCCCGGCAGCATCTCTCGTCCGCCAGACGGAAGGCCGCCGCACGCCGCCGCGGTCGGCCCCCACTGCCCGAGGAGGAGCTCGTCGCGCGCATCCAGGCCCTGATCGCCGAACTGCCGACCTATGGCTACCGCCGGATCCATGCGCTCCTGCGGCGGCAAGCACGCAATGGCGGGCCATCTGCGCCCAATGCCAAGCGCGTCTACCGGGTGATGAAGGTCCATGGCCTGCTGCTCCAGCGCCATAGCGGCAAGGCGGACGAGCGTCGCCACGACGGGCGCGTCGCGGTCGATACCCGCAACACCCGCTGGTGCTCCGATGGCTTCGAGATCGGCTGCGACAACGGCGAGAAGGTGCGCGTCGCCTTCTCCCTCGACTGCTGCGATCGCGAGGCGATGGGCTTCGTTGCCACCACTGCCGGCATATCTGCCGAGGATGTGCGCGATCTCATGACCGCCACCGTCGAACACCGCTTCGGCCGCGTGAACCGGCTGCCTGCCACCATCGAGTGGCTGACGGATAACGGTAGTTGCTACACCGCCAGGGAGACCCGCCGCTTCGCCCGTGAGATCAACCTCCGGCCGCGCACGACGCCAGTCGAAAGCCCGCAATCCAACGGCATGGCCGAAGCGTTCGTGCGCACCATGAAGCGGGACTATGTCCGCGTCGCCGAAAAGCCCAACGCCAGAGCCGTGATCAGCCAGCTGCCAAGCTGGTTCCACCACTACAACACCGTCCACCCACATCGCGCACTTGGCTACCTCGCCCCGCGCGAATACATCACCCAATCAACCAGTGAGGAACTGTCCGGAAATTAA
- a CDS encoding HlyD family secretion protein — MADHADNVSFTGSKTDFEESSPAAPARPAAPAQSNRLANPRLRRGLIVAAIAILVGGGYWYYNHETFGKFQQSTDNAYVAADSVIVAPKIAGYVEKVLVSENQAVAIGAPLVELDARDYQAQTSQIEAEIAALLAGGDTVRAQQREQDAAIAQARAQLAAVSAQAELARQQVARYRPLAESGAEPREKLEQLQTQAREAEAQVAAARAAVLASERRLGSLGQQIGQSTAQANAARAQLEAARLNLDSTTINASIAGRIGDLTVRPGQFVQPGQRLMSIVPTDQLYVTANFKETQLALMRPGQPVTLKVDALPDVKIAGRVDSIAPGTGAEFSILPPQNATGNFTKIVQRVPVRIAIEAGPEVKRLLVAGMSVVATVDTRSAKDELAAVRAPAER; from the coding sequence ATGGCCGACCATGCCGATAATGTAAGTTTTACAGGGTCTAAGACGGATTTTGAGGAATCCTCGCCTGCTGCGCCCGCTCGTCCAGCTGCACCCGCGCAATCCAACCGCCTTGCCAATCCGCGCCTGCGCCGCGGCCTCATTGTGGCCGCCATCGCTATCCTGGTGGGAGGCGGCTATTGGTATTACAACCACGAAACCTTCGGCAAATTCCAGCAATCGACCGACAATGCTTATGTCGCGGCTGACAGCGTGATCGTTGCGCCAAAGATCGCAGGCTACGTCGAAAAGGTGCTGGTCAGCGAAAATCAGGCGGTGGCTATCGGTGCGCCGCTGGTTGAGTTGGATGCTCGCGATTATCAGGCACAGACCTCGCAAATCGAAGCTGAGATTGCAGCCCTGCTCGCTGGCGGTGACACGGTGCGCGCTCAGCAGCGCGAACAAGATGCTGCGATCGCGCAGGCGCGAGCGCAGCTCGCCGCTGTGAGCGCGCAGGCCGAGCTGGCAAGACAGCAGGTTGCGCGCTATCGCCCGCTCGCTGAAAGCGGGGCTGAACCGCGCGAGAAGCTGGAACAGTTGCAGACCCAGGCGCGCGAGGCTGAGGCGCAGGTTGCCGCAGCGCGGGCCGCTGTCCTTGCCAGTGAACGGCGGCTGGGCTCGCTCGGTCAGCAGATCGGCCAGTCCACCGCGCAGGCGAACGCCGCGCGCGCGCAGTTGGAGGCCGCGCGCCTCAATCTTGATTCGACCACTATCAACGCCAGCATCGCCGGGCGGATTGGCGATCTGACTGTCAGGCCCGGCCAGTTCGTCCAGCCCGGCCAGCGGTTGATGAGCATCGTGCCGACCGATCAGCTTTACGTGACCGCCAATTTCAAAGAAACCCAGCTCGCACTGATGCGGCCCGGGCAGCCGGTGACGCTCAAGGTTGATGCCCTGCCTGACGTGAAAATCGCAGGCCGCGTGGACAGTATCGCTCCGGGCACGGGCGCGGAATTCTCGATCCTGCCGCCGCAGAATGCGACCGGCAACTTCACCAAGATCGTGCAGCGCGTGCCGGTGCGGATCGCGATCGAGGCAGGCCCGGAAGTCAAGCGTCTGCTGGTTGCGGGGATGTCGGTGGTGGCAACAGTCGATACCCGCTCCGCAAAGGATGAACTTGCGGCGGTTCGCGCGCCTGCCGAGAGGTAA
- a CDS encoding DHA2 family efflux MFS transporter permease subunit, which produces MDAALQGEPAAPQVERADLTAWLAVAAGSLGALLATLDISIVNSALPTIQGEIGASGTEGTWIATSFLVAEIIIIPLSAWLERLLGLRTLLIIAVSAFTAFSVLCGVATDLITMIIGRTGQGFMGGALIPTAMTIVAKRLPPSQQPIGMALFGMTVILGPVMGPLVGGWLTENLSWHYAFFVNVPVCALLLGLLFIGLPHEQPNWIYLRDADWAGIVGMILGLGGLTVVLEEGHREEWFESPFIIQLTIVTIVGFLLLAYGQLYAKKPVLKLRLMLSRQFASVIAMALALGMVMYGSTYVIPQFLAIISDYNALQTGQVIFWMGVPAFLMMPVLPLMISKIDIRIAVGAGMLIMAASCFVSVSLTAESGGGVFTESQFLRGMGMILTMMFLNQATVASVAKEDAGDASGIFNAARNLGGSFALAGLASFQDQRMWHHSRRMEEAVSANNPQVQDYLDRMGAMMGNAQAALESFAGMLQRDALVMTYNDVFFAMGVITLATVPLVLFLRPLPKNASLSMH; this is translated from the coding sequence ATGGATGCGGCACTTCAGGGCGAGCCGGCTGCACCACAGGTCGAACGCGCCGATCTGACCGCCTGGCTGGCGGTGGCGGCGGGATCGCTTGGCGCCTTGCTGGCGACGCTGGATATTTCGATCGTCAATTCTGCGCTGCCGACCATTCAGGGTGAGATTGGCGCGAGCGGCACGGAAGGGACGTGGATTGCCACCTCCTTTCTGGTGGCGGAAATCATCATCATTCCGCTCAGCGCCTGGCTCGAACGCCTGCTTGGCTTGCGCACGCTGCTGATCATTGCGGTTTCGGCCTTCACCGCGTTTTCGGTGCTGTGCGGGGTCGCCACCGATCTTATCACGATGATCATCGGGCGCACCGGCCAGGGTTTCATGGGCGGCGCACTGATCCCCACCGCCATGACCATCGTGGCAAAGCGCCTGCCGCCATCGCAGCAGCCGATCGGCATGGCGCTGTTCGGGATGACAGTTATTCTCGGGCCGGTGATGGGCCCGCTGGTGGGCGGCTGGCTGACCGAGAACCTGAGCTGGCACTACGCCTTTTTCGTCAATGTGCCGGTGTGCGCTCTGCTGCTCGGCCTCTTGTTCATCGGCCTGCCGCATGAACAGCCCAACTGGATCTATCTGCGCGATGCGGACTGGGCCGGGATTGTGGGCATGATCCTGGGACTCGGCGGCCTCACCGTCGTGCTTGAAGAAGGTCACCGCGAAGAATGGTTTGAATCTCCGTTCATCATCCAGCTTACGATTGTCACTATCGTCGGGTTCCTGCTGCTCGCCTACGGTCAGCTTTACGCCAAGAAGCCGGTGCTCAAGCTGCGACTGATGCTGAGCCGCCAGTTTGCGAGCGTCATCGCCATGGCGCTTGCGCTGGGGATGGTGATGTATGGATCGACCTATGTCATCCCGCAGTTCCTTGCGATCATTTCCGATTACAATGCTTTGCAGACTGGGCAGGTCATTTTCTGGATGGGCGTCCCAGCGTTCTTGATGATGCCGGTGCTGCCTCTAATGATCAGCAAAATCGACATTCGCATCGCGGTGGGGGCTGGAATGCTGATCATGGCGGCAAGCTGCTTTGTCAGCGTCAGCCTGACGGCCGAGTCTGGCGGCGGGGTATTTACCGAAAGCCAGTTCCTGCGCGGCATGGGCATGATCCTCACCATGATGTTCCTCAATCAGGCAACGGTTGCGTCTGTCGCCAAGGAAGACGCCGGTGATGCCTCGGGCATCTTCAACGCCGCCCGCAATCTCGGCGGCTCCTTCGCGCTGGCAGGGCTTGCATCCTTTCAGGATCAGCGCATGTGGCACCATAGTCGCCGCATGGAAGAAGCGGTCAGCGCGAACAACCCACAGGTTCAAGACTACCTCGATCGCATGGGCGCCATGATGGGCAATGCCCAGGCCGCGCTCGAAAGTTTTGCCGGAATGCTCCAGCGCGACGCATTGGTGATGACCTATAATGATGTGTTTTTCGCCATGGGCGTGATCACGCTGGCGACAGTGCCGCTGGTTCTGTTCCTGAGGCCCTTGCCCAAGAATGCATCGCTTTCCATGCACTGA
- a CDS encoding efflux transporter outer membrane subunit, whose protein sequence is MKNPLLLTLPLVLVTGCVAGPDYAGPPQAARALPGQFQRAGDEVDTAAPRASQWWTLLGDPVLDQLEARALGGNPGIAAARARIEQARARVRAEQANRFPTLGADATVAEGRLPDLNLQGPSSGAAGGGSGGGGDDRLSFYNLGAIANWELDFAGEQVRRSEAANAQAAAAVATGEDALVQLTAEVARAYVALREAQSRLALLESERDLQQQTLELTYARYTQGALALFPVGNANAELELLKARIAEARADSAVFRDTLAVLVGEAPGALDDMLVQGGPIPLPPERVEVGDPAALIARRPDIRAAERNLAAATARIGVAEARRFPKISFLGVLGLGGSEPGDVLDTGNLAALAVPRLQWNLLDFGRTAAAIDEARGTRDEAEARYREIVLGALQDAEQALARFGQNRGYVAALAQIKRQADTAADLNIQRHGAGVISRTELNASLRQRNQSQADLNRALAGLTTSWIAVQKSLGLGWEELPPPG, encoded by the coding sequence ATGAAAAACCCCCTTCTTCTAACCCTTCCTCTCGTGCTTGTGACCGGCTGCGTAGCCGGGCCGGATTATGCCGGGCCGCCGCAAGCGGCACGCGCACTTCCCGGGCAATTCCAGCGTGCGGGCGATGAGGTCGATACCGCCGCGCCGCGGGCGAGCCAGTGGTGGACGCTGCTGGGCGATCCGGTGCTCGATCAGCTTGAAGCACGCGCGCTTGGCGGCAATCCGGGCATCGCGGCGGCGCGCGCACGGATCGAGCAGGCGCGCGCGAGGGTGCGGGCGGAGCAAGCCAATCGCTTCCCCACGCTCGGGGCCGACGCAACCGTGGCGGAGGGGCGCCTGCCTGATCTCAATCTGCAAGGCCCATCATCCGGCGCGGCAGGCGGTGGCAGTGGCGGTGGCGGAGATGACCGCCTCAGCTTCTACAACCTCGGTGCGATCGCCAACTGGGAGCTTGATTTCGCTGGCGAGCAGGTGCGGCGCAGCGAGGCGGCCAATGCGCAGGCTGCGGCAGCGGTGGCAACGGGCGAGGATGCGCTGGTGCAACTCACCGCCGAAGTCGCCCGCGCCTATGTCGCCCTGCGCGAAGCCCAGTCCCGGCTGGCGCTGCTCGAAAGCGAGCGCGATCTGCAGCAGCAGACGCTGGAGCTGACCTATGCGCGTTACACCCAGGGCGCGCTGGCGCTGTTCCCGGTCGGCAATGCCAATGCCGAGCTCGAACTGCTCAAGGCGCGGATTGCCGAGGCGCGCGCCGATAGTGCGGTGTTTCGCGATACGCTGGCGGTGCTGGTCGGAGAGGCTCCCGGCGCGCTCGATGATATGCTCGTTCAGGGCGGCCCTATCCCGCTGCCGCCGGAGCGGGTCGAGGTGGGCGATCCGGCTGCGCTGATCGCGCGCCGCCCCGATATCCGCGCCGCCGAGCGCAATCTTGCCGCCGCCACCGCTCGCATCGGAGTGGCCGAAGCCCGGCGCTTCCCCAAGATTTCCTTCCTCGGCGTTCTGGGTCTTGGCGGTTCGGAACCGGGCGATGTTCTCGACACCGGCAATCTTGCCGCGCTGGCGGTGCCGCGCTTGCAATGGAACCTGCTCGACTTCGGGCGCACCGCTGCCGCCATCGACGAAGCCAGAGGCACCCGCGACGAGGCCGAGGCGCGCTACCGCGAGATCGTGCTCGGAGCCTTGCAGGATGCCGAGCAAGCGCTGGCCCGTTTCGGCCAGAACCGCGGCTATGTGGCAGCGCTCGCGCAGATCAAGCGTCAGGCCGATACCGCTGCCGATCTCAATATCCAGCGCCATGGCGCAGGAGTAATCTCGCGCACCGAACTCAACGCCTCATTGAGGCAGCGCAATCAGTCTCAGGCTGACCTCAACAGGGCGCTGGCAGGGCTGACCACCAGCTGGATTGCGGTGCAAAAGTCGCTTGGCCTTGGCTGGGAAGAGCTGCCGCCGCCTGGATGA
- a CDS encoding alpha/beta fold hydrolase: MSNSSIILPGHCGHPIAALTEGPESGMPVLLAHGGGQTKRAWKRVTAMLAATGFRTIALDLRGHGESAWAADGAYDILDFAQDLVAIAGALDQAPALIGASLGGLAGIMAEGRVAPGSFASLTLVDITPKMEAGGVARVVGFMAAHAREGFASPDDAARVIAEYLPHRPSRKASSGLAHYLRRRDDGRYYWHWDPAFIDGVMRRYAERGDDSDLGHSELGEAAARLALPVHLIRGGSSDLVSPEAAAHFRALVPNAAYSDIADATHMVVGDQNDAFGDAILDFLIRTHPGDIAA; the protein is encoded by the coding sequence ATGTCGAACTCATCCATTATCCTGCCCGGCCATTGCGGCCATCCCATTGCCGCGCTGACCGAGGGGCCCGAGAGCGGTATGCCGGTTTTGCTGGCGCACGGCGGCGGGCAGACCAAGCGGGCGTGGAAGCGGGTTACTGCAATGCTGGCGGCGACCGGGTTTCGCACCATCGCGCTCGACCTGCGCGGGCATGGGGAAAGCGCCTGGGCGGCGGACGGGGCCTATGACATTCTGGATTTCGCGCAGGATCTCGTGGCCATTGCCGGAGCGCTTGATCAAGCCCCCGCCCTGATCGGCGCCTCGCTAGGGGGCCTTGCAGGAATCATGGCCGAAGGCCGCGTCGCACCCGGCAGCTTTGCCTCGCTCACTCTGGTGGACATCACGCCGAAAATGGAGGCTGGCGGGGTTGCGCGGGTGGTCGGCTTCATGGCCGCTCATGCCCGCGAAGGCTTTGCCTCGCCCGACGATGCAGCGCGGGTGATCGCAGAATACCTGCCCCATCGCCCGAGCCGCAAGGCATCCTCCGGGCTTGCCCATTATCTGCGCCGGCGGGACGACGGGCGCTATTACTGGCACTGGGACCCGGCCTTTATCGATGGTGTCATGCGGCGCTATGCCGAACGCGGCGATGACAGCGATTTAGGGCACAGCGAACTGGGCGAAGCAGCCGCGCGGCTGGCGCTTCCGGTTCATCTCATCCGCGGCGGATCGAGCGATCTCGTCTCGCCCGAAGCGGCAGCGCATTTCCGCGCGCTGGTGCCGAACGCTGCCTACAGCGATATTGCCGATGCAACGCACATGGTGGTGGGCGATCAAAACGATGCCTTTGGCGATGCGATCCTCGATTTCCTGATCCGCACCCACCCCGGGGATATTGCAGCATAG
- a CDS encoding MarR family winged helix-turn-helix transcriptional regulator, which yields MTDQTATAPLERIFNDNDHMLFVMDEISRAARKAFDERVEGMGLNRTQWRVLAQLIREPTLNQSEIAKRLDLEPATIGLAVNALSDQGFVEKQRDPNDGRAWSLALTSRVAKILPDLRRAADSVHAALWFGITADQKAALKVVLEHLSANARSQAIEFEHR from the coding sequence ATGACCGACCAAACAGCCACGGCCCCATTGGAACGTATCTTCAACGACAACGATCATATGCTATTCGTGATGGATGAAATCAGCCGTGCGGCCCGAAAAGCTTTTGATGAGCGCGTGGAGGGGATGGGGCTCAATCGAACCCAGTGGCGTGTGCTGGCTCAGCTCATCCGAGAGCCAACATTGAACCAATCCGAGATTGCCAAAAGGCTCGATCTTGAACCTGCAACAATTGGATTGGCCGTTAATGCATTGTCAGACCAAGGGTTCGTAGAAAAGCAGCGGGATCCGAATGACGGCCGGGCTTGGTCCTTGGCATTAACTTCAAGGGTTGCGAAAATCCTTCCGGACCTCAGGCGTGCTGCTGACAGTGTGCACGCAGCATTGTGGTTCGGCATTACCGCCGATCAAAAAGCCGCGCTCAAAGTAGTTCTTGAGCATCTCAGCGCCAATGCGCGCTCCCAAGCGATTGAATTCGAGCATCGCTGA
- a CDS encoding Fic family protein, with product MALEPTYAIPGLPPPGAVETPQVLKALTRAHRYLAELKGRAATIPNQGILIDTLSLQEAKASSEIENIVTTQDELFQLNAFPEIPGSPAAKEVARYRDALRHGFEEQRRLDGLLTNNILIAMFQILKRSGGGFRETPGTALKNEGTGDVVYVPPQDANLIRNQMAALETFINAGADDTELDPLTSMAIIHHQFESIHPFPDGNGRIGRIINVLYLTRCGLLDIPILYLSRFITRNKPEYYRLLQSVRETGQWEEWILYIINGVEETAIETLRLVEGIRHLMAQTKNRMRTEHPKIYSQDLLNNLFRHPYTRIDFVQSELGVSRPTATKYLEELADGGLLIKHKAGRNNYYINQPLVGLFVERE from the coding sequence ATGGCCCTTGAACCCACCTACGCCATCCCCGGCCTTCCACCACCCGGCGCTGTCGAGACCCCTCAGGTGCTCAAGGCCCTGACCCGTGCCCATCGCTACCTTGCCGAGCTCAAGGGGCGCGCAGCGACAATCCCAAATCAGGGCATCCTCATCGATACGCTGTCACTTCAGGAAGCAAAGGCCAGCTCTGAAATCGAGAACATCGTCACCACCCAGGACGAACTTTTCCAGCTGAACGCATTTCCGGAGATTCCGGGCTCTCCCGCTGCGAAAGAGGTGGCACGCTATCGTGACGCGCTCCGGCATGGCTTCGAGGAGCAGCGCCGGCTCGACGGGTTGCTGACCAACAACATCCTCATCGCGATGTTCCAGATCCTCAAGCGTTCAGGCGGGGGCTTCAGGGAGACACCTGGCACCGCCCTCAAGAACGAGGGCACTGGGGATGTCGTCTATGTTCCGCCGCAGGATGCCAACCTTATTCGGAATCAGATGGCGGCGCTTGAGACATTCATCAACGCGGGCGCTGATGACACCGAGCTGGACCCGCTTACTTCCATGGCGATCATCCATCACCAGTTCGAGAGCATTCACCCATTCCCCGATGGCAATGGACGTATCGGTCGCATCATCAACGTTCTCTACCTTACCCGATGCGGGCTGCTCGACATTCCCATTCTCTATCTCAGCCGCTTCATCACCCGCAACAAGCCCGAATACTACCGGCTCCTCCAATCGGTGAGAGAGACAGGGCAATGGGAGGAGTGGATCCTCTACATCATCAACGGGGTGGAAGAGACCGCCATCGAGACACTCCGTCTGGTCGAAGGCATCAGGCACCTGATGGCGCAAACCAAAAACCGGATGCGCACCGAGCATCCGAAAATCTATTCGCAGGACCTGCTGAACAACCTTTTCCGTCACCCTTACACGCGGATCGACTTTGTCCAGTCGGAGCTGGGGGTGTCCCGGCCTACCGCCACAAAGTACCTTGAGGAGCTGGCCGATGGCGGACTGCTCATCAAGCACAAGGCGGGGCGAAACAATTACTACATCAACCAGCCGCTCGTTGGACTGTTTGTCGAAAGGGAATAG
- a CDS encoding ArdC family protein — protein MANTETASIYDTITNQIIAALERGTGDYTLPWHRSSAPLTRPVNAVTRKAYRGVNVLALWASAEAQDFGHGLWATYRQWQSLGAQVRKGEKASPIVFYKVLDKAEGSEDEAREGAGRIFAQGSHVFNIAQVEGYALPEAPEAEAFDPIPDVEAFIAGTGATIRIQGESAHYTPSTDTITMPDRERFFATDTASAEQNWYAILLHELVHWTGADHRLARTFGKRFGDEAYAMEELVAELGSAFMCCDLGLSVTPRPDHACYLASWLKVLKGDNRAIFTAASAAAKAAEWLGEG, from the coding sequence ATGGCCAATACCGAAACCGCCAGCATCTACGACACCATCACCAACCAGATCATCGCCGCGCTGGAGCGCGGCACCGGCGACTATACGCTTCCCTGGCATCGCAGCAGCGCCCCGCTCACGCGGCCCGTCAATGCGGTCACCCGCAAGGCCTATCGCGGTGTCAATGTCCTTGCCCTCTGGGCCAGCGCCGAGGCGCAGGACTTCGGGCATGGCCTCTGGGCAACCTATCGCCAGTGGCAGTCTCTGGGCGCGCAGGTGCGCAAGGGCGAGAAGGCCTCGCCGATCGTGTTCTACAAGGTGCTGGACAAGGCCGAGGGCAGCGAAGACGAGGCGCGCGAGGGCGCTGGCCGGATCTTCGCGCAGGGCTCGCATGTGTTCAACATTGCGCAGGTCGAGGGCTACGCCCTGCCCGAGGCGCCCGAAGCCGAGGCCTTCGATCCCATTCCTGATGTCGAAGCCTTCATCGCAGGGACTGGCGCTACCATCCGCATCCAGGGCGAGAGCGCCCACTACACCCCTTCCACCGACACGATCACGATGCCCGACCGCGAGCGGTTCTTCGCCACCGACACCGCCAGCGCCGAGCAGAACTGGTATGCCATCCTGCTCCACGAGCTGGTCCACTGGACCGGGGCCGATCACCGTCTCGCCCGCACCTTCGGCAAGCGCTTTGGCGACGAGGCCTATGCCATGGAAGAGCTGGTCGCCGAGCTTGGCTCAGCCTTCATGTGCTGCGATCTTGGCCTGTCGGTCACCCCGCGTCCGGATCATGCTTGCTACCTCGCCAGCTGGCTGAAAGTGCTCAAGGGCGACAACCGGGCGATCTTCACCGCCGCCAGCGCAGCGGCGAAGGCGGCGGAGTGGTTGGGGGAGGGGTAA
- a CDS encoding efflux transporter outer membrane subunit — MKRTAILAIASFALVGCVNLAPEHVRPELATGSAYNPEYRPDGAVVASQLSYRDWYGDPKLQALIANALANNRDLLAATARIEQARAQFRIDESRRLPDLVATGSGNRTRQATAGNPVFGAGDGNAPTSFTFNRFDIGVGISAFELDFWGRVRNQSEAARARYLAEVANQRAFYLSLVADTATTYFEIVETEEQIVLAEATARSRREGLRIAKLRLQAGVTSALPYRQAETLLTQAEQQLASEKLSLAQLRNQLAVLVGGTMPEKLPGGLTLAQQADGCRLAAGLPSELLLARPDIIAAEEQLRAARADIGAARAAFFPSISLTGSAGLTSTSLGNLFNEDGLGWSFGPSISLPIFDFGAREANLDLAKALEVEQVAVYDRTVQQAFREVSDALAGRRYLAEQIDTLERAIVAQTEIAKVARARYREGVADYLEVLDAERNLFSAEQQLLATRRAWLQNRATLFVALGGGAVGNGGAS; from the coding sequence ATGAAGAGAACCGCAATTCTGGCAATCGCATCCTTTGCACTTGTCGGTTGCGTGAATTTGGCGCCGGAACATGTACGGCCTGAGCTAGCGACTGGGTCAGCCTACAATCCTGAATACCGACCCGATGGGGCCGTGGTAGCATCGCAGCTGTCGTATCGTGACTGGTATGGCGATCCAAAGCTGCAAGCCTTGATCGCGAATGCCCTCGCAAACAATCGTGATCTGCTGGCCGCGACCGCACGGATAGAGCAGGCGCGGGCGCAATTCAGGATCGACGAAAGCCGCCGGCTGCCAGACCTTGTTGCGACCGGCAGCGGCAACCGGACGCGTCAGGCAACCGCCGGAAATCCGGTGTTCGGTGCCGGAGACGGAAACGCGCCAACTTCTTTCACTTTCAACCGATTTGATATCGGGGTGGGCATTAGCGCGTTTGAGCTCGATTTTTGGGGGCGTGTGCGCAATCAGAGCGAAGCAGCCCGTGCCCGATATCTGGCCGAAGTGGCGAACCAACGTGCATTCTACCTCTCTCTTGTGGCGGATACGGCGACTACTTACTTCGAGATCGTAGAAACCGAGGAACAAATCGTCCTAGCCGAGGCCACCGCTCGATCACGTCGCGAAGGGCTGAGGATTGCGAAGCTTAGGCTTCAGGCGGGCGTGACATCTGCTCTGCCATATCGCCAAGCTGAGACGCTGCTCACGCAAGCGGAACAACAGCTTGCGAGCGAGAAACTATCGCTGGCGCAACTTCGCAATCAACTCGCTGTGCTCGTCGGCGGGACGATGCCAGAGAAGCTCCCGGGTGGTCTCACGCTGGCGCAACAGGCCGACGGGTGTCGGCTTGCCGCAGGGCTGCCTTCCGAGCTTTTGTTGGCCCGCCCCGACATTATCGCTGCGGAAGAGCAACTACGAGCCGCACGCGCGGATATCGGTGCGGCGCGTGCTGCATTCTTTCCTTCGATCTCGCTCACTGGATCTGCCGGCCTGACATCCACGAGTCTTGGCAACCTGTTCAACGAAGATGGTTTAGGGTGGAGTTTTGGCCCAAGCATCTCGCTACCCATATTCGATTTCGGTGCGCGAGAGGCAAATCTTGATCTGGCCAAGGCCTTGGAAGTTGAGCAAGTCGCTGTTTACGATCGTACCGTGCAGCAGGCCTTCCGCGAAGTATCCGATGCCTTGGCCGGTCGAAGATATTTGGCGGAGCAGATCGACACATTAGAGCGGGCCATTGTCGCGCAAACTGAGATCGCTAAGGTTGCCCGAGCGCGTTATCGGGAAGGAGTCGCTGATTATCTGGAAGTGCTCGATGCGGAGCGCAATCTCTTCAGCGCGGAGCAGCAACTCCTCGCCACGCGTCGGGCGTGGCTTCAAAATCGTGCCACGCTTTTCGTCGCGCTTGGTGGAGGAGCGGTCGGAAATGGAGGTGCTAGCTGA